In Jaculus jaculus isolate mJacJac1 chromosome 4, mJacJac1.mat.Y.cur, whole genome shotgun sequence, a single genomic region encodes these proteins:
- the LOC101617303 gene encoding eukaryotic translation initiation factor 1-like: MSAIQNLHSFDPFADASKGDDLLPAGTEDYIHIRIQQRNGRKTLTTVQGIADDYDKKKLVKAFKKKFACNGTVIEHPEYGEVIQLQGDQHKNICQFLIEIGLAKDDQLKVHGF; the protein is encoded by the coding sequence ATGTCCGCTATCCAGAACCTCCACTCTTTCGACCCCTTTGCTGATGCAAGTAAGGGTGATGACCTGCTTCCTGCCGGCACTGAGGATTATATCCATATAAGAATTCAACAGAGGAACGGCAGGAAGACCCTGACTACTGTCCAAGGGATCGCTGATGATTACGATAAAAAGAAACTAGTGAAGGCGTTCAAGAAGAAATTTGCCTGCAATGGTACTGTAATTGAACATCCAGAATATGGAGAAGTGATTCAGCTACAGGGTGACCAGCACAAGAACATATGCCAGTTCCTAATAGAGATTGGACTGGCTAAGGACGATCAGCTGAAGGTTCATGGGTTTTAA